The nucleotide sequence TCCCGACAGGCCCCCTCCAGCCGCCCTCCGGGCCGCTCCGGGGCTACCTGCTCGCCTGGCTGCCGCCAGCCCGGGCCTGCCCGCCTTCGCTCGGCGGGGACCCCAATCCGACCCCCCACGCGAGGCCCTCCGCTCTCTCAGACCTCCGAGGCGGACGTCGGCCCACCTCACATCCGGACCCCGTGCCAGGGGTCCCCAGCGCTCCCAGCAGGTGGGTCCGGCGGAGatgggctccaggctggggggtcggggggggggggagcaggtggGCGGGGCCCTCCTTCAGGCTGGGAGGTCAGGGACTCTGGCCGGCCTGGGCCCGCCCTCCCGCCACGCCAGGCAATCTGCgcgtgtcccccccgcccccccacaagCCTCAGGTCCCCGCTTCCCGACCTGGAGGCAGAGTGGAGGTCGGCCTCCGTCCCCCGCCCGCTGCTCGCTCCTCAGCTGCACACGAGGAGTCGCGCTGCCCACAGAGcccccccgggccccggggcctTGGACCCTGCAGAGCCTGCCCCCGGGAGCCGCCGCCCCCGTCACCCTTTCGCCCCTTGGGGCTGTCGCAGGCCTCAggacacccctccccacctccctgccggACGGCGGCCTCTACACAGTCCCCGAAGGCGGCGTGTCCCCGGGCCCCTCGTGTCCTCACTGCTCACACACAGGGCCTTGCAGGGAGCAGAGCTCAGCCGCTGTGTGGCCGTGAGGGAGCCGCCAGCAGGGCTCCCCTGGCCTCCGGCGGGCCCTTTCTCGCCCTTTCCGCGGCCCCCGCCCATGCCGGAGCACACCGGTCCGGGTTCCTTGGGCCCTTGCAGAATGAACGGGCCAGGAGGCACAGGAAGCCAGAACAAaagacttttcctttttattggctGCACGACCCGACCCCGTCCTTTGACCCCTCCGTCCTTGCTGCTTCCCAACCCATTTCTGTCCCAGTGCCCTGCCTGGGATGAGGATCCGGGTGGGACCCACACAGGGACGAAGGTGGACTTTGGCCAGCTGGTTTTCAGGACAGGATGAAACTCTTAACTGTTGAACTGGGGGATGTACAGAAGTtcgggatggggggggggggcggcggctgcggcggtcCGGGCGGGGGGAATGTCAGTGACACACGTAGCCTCCCAAGCTGATGAATCCCCCGAATCCGAGCAGCGATGTGCAAGAGCCTCCTCATGTTAACCAAGCTCTCGATCTCCGGGTCGCGGCAGAGAACAGGCCCCCAGAGTGGCTTTTCACCCTGCTTTCTGCCCCCAAGCCGCCCTGGCCCTGCACTCCTAGAAAGCCCAGTGGTCTGTCTTCtccaacacaaacacacaaacaaacacacaaacacacacacacagggagaccCAGAGGCGCCCACGGGGAAGAAGCAGCCGAAGGGATGCCTCCCTTCGTGCCCATCCCGCGGGAGAAGCTGCCGACCCCACCAAAGGCTGGAAAGGGCCTGGCCGCCTCTGGGGCTCAGGCCCACTCTTCCTCATCAAACGGGGCCAGGGAGGAAACCGGCCACCTGCTATTAACCCATAGCACATACTCCATGACCCGTAGCTTGCTGGTTTCCTCGTGGGCCCTGGGCCCCCACAGGAACTCGTAGCGGGCAGGGTTGCTGCCCGCCACCTGCCGGTACTCCACGTAGCCTTCCTGCACCCAGACGTGGGTGAGgagctccctgggctccccatAGATGACGTGCTGCCTGCCGGcaaacacccccatgacccccaGGGCTTCCCACACCTCCTGCTCGGGGGCACGGTCGCCCTCCAGGAGGATCACCCCCAGGAGCAGCACCAGGAGGCCGGTCGTGGGCAGGCCCTGCTCACCGCTCAGCATCCCATCGTAGCTGAGGCCCAGGACGGTGACCAGGACGTAGGAGTGTGCGATGGGGTCCACTTCCTTCACTTCTACGCCAAAGACCAGCTGCATGCACTCACAGGCTTGACCCCAGATCTCGGGCCAGGCATCCTGCATATCTGGGCTGAGGACCTCCAGCACCTCTGCCTGGCTGGTGGGCTGCTTGTTGAGATACTTGCGGAGCAGGAACCCCACCAGGTCAGCCCCACTCATGAGCATTGTGTCTCCTCCTTGGGCAGAGGGCTGCGCATATTCGGGCACCTCCCAGGGGTTCCAGATCTCCtcctctgggccactggggccaGCAAACTCCACCTGGCTCCAGCCACTGGGTGCCCTGCCACTGGGGGAGGGCCCGGCACTCTGAGGGCTCTGGGGAGGACTCCAGGCAGTCTCAGACCCCTCCTCTGGGGGCACAAAGAACAGGCCAGAGCTGGacaaggaaggggaggagcaagaggaggaggaggagggggaggaggaggaagaggaacacAGGTAGGGGGGAGATGAAACTTCGTCTTCATCCTCAGCCTCTGGCAGCTGGGCATtgaccaggccctgggcttctCCCGGGtcttcttccagcttccagagctgACTCGTGTGCCTCAGGGGCATGGTGTGGGCGTGGAGCTAAAGCTGAAGACAGCGGTGGGATGGCTGGTCGGGGTGCAGGTGGGCCAAGAGAGGCCCCGTGCCAGGGCAGAGAGCGGGCCGCATCAGGATTGGCTACACAAGGAGTCCCCTGTGTGTTGGGCTGGGCGAGTTGAGCCCCTGGCACCAGGCTCGGAGACAACGTGGACCTCACCAGGTCCAGCGACACAGACCTGCTATGCCTCCTTCACTCTGTGACCTGAGGGCCTCCTGCCGGCGACCAAGGCCTCTGCTGCGCTGCCAGTTCTTGGAGCCCCTGCAGGAGGGAAGCAGGGGGCACCTCAGGGTGCAGactgccagcccagccctgggcccccagTGCACACAGGAAGGTTGGCTCGCACTCTGGGAGGCCCCCAGCAGTCCAAGTCCCCTCCTTGGCCTGCCAGTGCCCTTGGCAGGGCCTGGGACCCAGGCCTCTGTCTGCGGTCCTGAGGCCAAAGTGTCCCCACAAGACCAGGCTGCCCCGACCCTCCCCATGAGGAAGCCAGGGGACCGGCTCTGGGCAGGCCTGCCAAAGGTCTCTGGGGGTTCATCCTGTGCCGTCAAATAAGGGATCACGGATCACGGATCACGCACCAGGGGAGGAATGGCCCAACTCAAGCTTCCCTCTGGGCCAGGATGGGGCGC is from Canis lupus baileyi chromosome X unlocalized genomic scaffold, mCanLup2.hap1 SUPER_X_unloc_2, whole genome shotgun sequence and encodes:
- the LOC140629682 gene encoding melanoma-associated antigen 8-like; this encodes MPLRHTSQLWKLEEDPGEAQGLVNAQLPEAEDEDEVSSPPYLCSSSSSSPSSSSSCSSPSLSSSGLFFVPPEEGSETAWSPPQSPQSAGPSPSGRAPSGWSQVEFAGPSGPEEEIWNPWEVPEYAQPSAQGGDTMLMSGADLVGFLLRKYLNKQPTSQAEVLEVLSPDMQDAWPEIWGQACECMQLVFGVEVKEVDPIAHSYVLVTVLGLSYDGMLSGEQGLPTTGLLVLLLGVILLEGDRAPEQEVWEALGVMGVFAGRQHVIYGEPRELLTHVWVQEGYVEYRQVAGSNPARYEFLWGPRAHEETSKLRVMEYVLWVNSRWPVSSLAPFDEEEWA